The following are encoded together in the Arcticibacterium luteifluviistationis genome:
- a CDS encoding DUF3299 domain-containing protein — protein MTFKSILLLSTLFWGTSFTLDKPTVITWKTLTDVSFDKKWNKEEGMFILIPKFGTSVTPLKDKQVQITGYMIPIDIETSYYVLSANPYASCFFCGGAGPESVMSIKFKGPVKRFDTDDRVTLSGKLTLNKDNLEELNYILSEATLVEKK, from the coding sequence ATGACGTTCAAATCAATACTTCTTTTATCAACACTCTTCTGGGGTACATCATTTACGCTGGATAAACCTACGGTTATTACCTGGAAAACTTTAACCGATGTAAGTTTTGATAAGAAATGGAATAAGGAAGAAGGAATGTTTATCCTCATCCCTAAGTTTGGGACATCAGTTACACCACTGAAAGACAAACAAGTACAAATTACGGGTTACATGATTCCTATTGATATTGAAACTAGCTATTACGTACTTTCGGCAAATCCTTATGCATCTTGCTTTTTTTGTGGCGGAGCCGGACCGGAATCAGTCATGTCAATAAAATTTAAAGGCCCTGTTAAACGTTTTGATACCGATGACAGAGTAACACTTTCTGGAAAACTAACGTTGAACAAAGACAACCTAGAGGAGCTAAACTACATCTTAAGTGAAGCTACACTAGTAGAAAAAAAATAA
- a CDS encoding zinc-binding metallopeptidase family protein gives MKVYNCDNCQNHLYFENGRCLKCRHKVGFDPQKLRFISLIRQADNEYLNHQNRDEKFKFCKNADHSTCNWILPISSSHTFCRACALNRTIPNLATEKNVKRWNLIENAKHRLVYSLLRMNLPVKPKIGNEIEGIAFKFVETLSPENRIYTGHSSGTITINIEEADEKLRISNKADLGEKYRTLLGHFRHEIGHYYWDVLIKNTPRVDDFRWNFGNHREDYGKAMEAYYANGAPENWQKHFISPYATAHPWEDWAETWAHYLHMMDTLETAFSFGLGLTGGKRNVNIDSDPYSVASFDRIMELWLPLTYASNSLARSMGHTDFYPFIISTPVKKKLAFIHKLCYSFRNY, from the coding sequence ATGAAAGTTTATAATTGCGACAACTGCCAAAATCACCTCTACTTTGAAAACGGGCGATGTTTAAAATGTAGACATAAAGTAGGTTTTGACCCTCAAAAACTACGATTCATTTCGCTTATACGCCAAGCTGATAATGAGTATTTAAATCATCAAAATCGAGACGAGAAATTTAAGTTTTGCAAAAACGCAGACCACAGTACTTGCAACTGGATACTTCCTATATCGTCATCCCATACCTTTTGCAGAGCCTGTGCACTAAACAGAACCATCCCTAACTTAGCTACAGAAAAGAACGTAAAGCGATGGAATTTGATAGAAAATGCAAAGCATAGGCTTGTTTACTCCTTACTGAGAATGAACCTGCCAGTTAAACCAAAAATTGGCAATGAAATAGAAGGCATAGCTTTCAAATTTGTAGAAACACTATCTCCTGAAAATAGAATATACACGGGACATAGCAGTGGTACTATCACCATTAATATAGAAGAAGCCGACGAAAAACTGAGAATTAGTAATAAGGCTGACTTAGGTGAAAAATACAGAACCTTACTTGGGCATTTCAGGCATGAAATAGGTCATTACTACTGGGATGTTTTAATTAAAAACACCCCAAGAGTAGATGATTTCAGATGGAACTTTGGAAACCATAGAGAAGACTATGGAAAGGCCATGGAAGCCTATTACGCCAATGGTGCACCAGAAAACTGGCAAAAGCACTTCATTAGCCCTTACGCTACTGCCCATCCATGGGAAGACTGGGCAGAAACCTGGGCACACTACCTCCACATGATGGATACGCTAGAAACTGCCTTTTCTTTTGGCTTAGGCCTCACAGGAGGAAAACGAAATGTAAACATAGATAGCGACCCGTATTCAGTAGCTTCTTTCGACAGAATCATGGAGCTTTGGCTGCCGCTTACTTACGCCTCCAATAGCCTTGCCCGTAGCATGGGACATACCGATTTTTACCCTTTTATAATTTCTACTCCGGTAAAAAAGAAATTGGCTTTCATTCACAAATTGTGTTACTCATTTAGAAACTATTAA
- a CDS encoding winged helix-turn-helix domain-containing protein, giving the protein MELSIKNRFWIESKNIKFLGSGRIELLEKIDRLGSISKAAAEMKMAYRKAWGLIKDMNEISDKPLVIKQTGGKHGGGTYVTPEGKKAIAVYKELESQLEVFLNKALKNITL; this is encoded by the coding sequence ATGGAGCTAAGCATCAAAAACAGATTTTGGATAGAGTCAAAAAACATAAAGTTTTTAGGTTCTGGCAGAATAGAGCTTTTAGAAAAAATTGACAGACTAGGTTCTATTAGTAAAGCTGCCGCTGAAATGAAAATGGCCTACAGAAAAGCTTGGGGATTAATAAAAGACATGAACGAAATTTCTGACAAACCTTTGGTAATAAAACAAACAGGCGGCAAGCATGGTGGTGGTACTTACGTAACTCCTGAGGGGAAAAAAGCTATTGCGGTTTATAAAGAACTAGAGAGTCAGCTTGAAGTATTTCTAAACAAAGCTCTTAAAAATATTACGCTGTAA
- a CDS encoding DUF2490 domain-containing protein, which produces MKKSLFYGLLLLQLFVIQDLFGQEKNIRKTNQQWVQYYNTTQLNQKYTLLIDGGFRWKDALSQNSQYILRAALKRSIGTSSGIAAGLAYSGFYNNGLVNKTEIRPYQELNLISSFGKLALSHRYRVEERFFETIVTNDIPSINSFNFRFRYAINASIPLLKVSQKEPDRKVTLNIGDEVFLNAGGQIENRFFDQNRLLLGTSVPAGKDLTFTLTYNSQFGSTSLPYEYNHSNIIWLGVKHNLDLNKKS; this is translated from the coding sequence ATGAAAAAGTCGCTATTTTATGGTTTACTTTTACTTCAGTTATTTGTAATTCAAGACTTATTTGGGCAGGAAAAAAACATCCGAAAAACCAACCAACAGTGGGTTCAATATTATAATACCACGCAGCTAAATCAGAAATACACACTACTAATAGACGGCGGATTCAGATGGAAAGATGCTCTCTCTCAAAACTCACAATACATCTTAAGAGCGGCATTAAAGCGAAGCATTGGCACTAGCTCTGGCATAGCCGCTGGTCTGGCGTATTCTGGCTTTTACAATAATGGGCTGGTCAACAAAACAGAGATAAGACCCTACCAAGAGCTAAACCTGATAAGCTCTTTTGGCAAATTAGCTCTCAGTCATCGTTATAGAGTGGAAGAACGTTTTTTTGAAACAATAGTAACGAATGATATTCCAAGTATAAATAGTTTCAATTTCAGATTTAGGTACGCCATCAATGCTAGTATTCCATTGCTTAAAGTATCTCAAAAAGAGCCTGACAGAAAAGTTACTCTTAATATTGGCGATGAAGTCTTTCTTAATGCCGGTGGGCAAATCGAAAATAGATTCTTTGACCAAAACCGTCTGCTTTTAGGCACCTCCGTTCCGGCTGGGAAAGACCTTACATTTACGCTTACTTATAATAGTCAATTTGGGAGTACTTCTTTACCTTATGAGTATAACCATTCCAACATTATTTGGTTAGGTGTCAAACATAATTTAGACCTAAATAAGAAGTCATGA
- the modA gene encoding molybdate ABC transporter substrate-binding protein has protein sequence MRRMLYMFLGSFLLFTSCKKEEQKLTIATAANMQFAMDSLVKNFELKTGIPCQTVIGSSGKLTAQITAGAPYDIFVAANMKYPNALFEKGLTANKPKIYAHGKLVLWTLDANIKPSIDILNSQEINHIALANPDTAPYGTAAMEVLSFYKLNETLKNKLVFGESIAQTNSFIHSQSAEIGFTSLSTIKAPKLVNKGAWIEIDTKFYKPIEQGIVLLKKHNKDAQQFYDFLFTEEARQILTHFGYE, from the coding sequence ATGAGAAGAATGCTTTATATGTTTCTAGGGTCTTTTCTGCTATTCACTTCGTGCAAAAAAGAGGAACAAAAACTAACTATAGCCACGGCCGCAAATATGCAATTCGCTATGGATTCTCTGGTCAAAAACTTTGAATTAAAAACGGGCATTCCTTGTCAAACGGTGATTGGCTCCTCAGGTAAACTTACCGCTCAAATTACCGCTGGAGCACCGTATGACATTTTTGTGGCAGCAAATATGAAATACCCAAACGCACTTTTCGAAAAAGGTCTTACCGCCAACAAACCAAAAATATATGCCCATGGGAAATTAGTCTTATGGACGCTTGACGCTAATATCAAGCCGAGTATTGATATTTTAAATAGCCAAGAAATCAATCATATTGCCTTAGCAAATCCTGATACAGCCCCTTATGGTACTGCCGCCATGGAGGTGCTAAGTTTTTATAAGCTTAATGAGACGTTAAAAAATAAGCTGGTTTTTGGCGAAAGCATAGCTCAAACCAACTCCTTCATTCACTCCCAGTCTGCCGAAATTGGTTTTACTTCATTATCTACCATTAAAGCTCCTAAACTTGTCAATAAAGGAGCTTGGATAGAAATTGACACCAAGTTTTACAAACCCATAGAACAGGGTATTGTGCTTTTAAAAAAACATAATAAAGACGCCCAACAATTTTACGACTTCCTTTTTACAGAAGAGGCTAGGCAAATTTTAACACATTTCGGCTATGAATAG
- a CDS encoding TOBE domain-containing protein has translation MNSFSGHIAQIESSGNISIVSVAIDEKLTLKSVIIDTQETAPYLVEGAAVKTLFKETEVIISLEQDLAISLQNRIAGTVSEIEKGALLSRIVIDTDNGSLVSIISTQAAKNLKLTKGLHITAMIKLNEIILAP, from the coding sequence ATGAATAGCTTTTCAGGACATATTGCCCAAATAGAAAGCAGCGGAAACATATCCATTGTCAGTGTAGCTATTGATGAAAAACTGACTTTAAAGTCGGTCATTATAGACACCCAAGAAACTGCTCCTTATTTAGTAGAAGGTGCCGCTGTCAAAACGCTTTTTAAAGAGACCGAAGTCATAATTTCTTTAGAGCAAGATTTAGCCATAAGCCTTCAAAACAGAATAGCGGGAACTGTATCAGAAATAGAAAAAGGAGCCTTATTGAGCCGTATAGTAATTGACACTGATAATGGCAGCTTGGTCTCCATAATCAGTACGCAAGCTGCAAAAAACTTAAAACTCACAAAGGGCTTACACATAACTGCCATGATAAAACTAAATGAAATAATTTTAGCTCCATGA
- the modB gene encoding molybdate ABC transporter permease subunit encodes MIDWQPIILTLKLAGLTSLILFVIAIPLAYWLSFTKSKWKPVFETLISMPLVLPPTVLGFYLLVAFSPSNAFGNWLNDWFGIKFIFSFAGLVIASIIYSLPFMVQPIQAGLSALPASLREASYTLGKSRFETLTKVLLPNIKPAILTGIVLSFAHTVGEFGVVLMIGGNIPGKTKVASIAIYDEVEALNYGAANQHSLILFAITFSILLTVYLVNGGYLKRMKA; translated from the coding sequence ATGATAGACTGGCAACCCATCATATTGACACTCAAATTAGCAGGATTGACCAGTTTAATCCTCTTTGTGATTGCCATTCCTTTGGCCTACTGGCTCTCTTTTACCAAATCAAAATGGAAACCAGTTTTTGAGACCTTGATTAGTATGCCATTGGTGCTCCCCCCTACTGTTCTTGGCTTTTACCTTTTGGTGGCTTTTAGCCCTTCTAATGCTTTTGGCAACTGGCTAAACGACTGGTTTGGCATCAAATTCATTTTCTCTTTTGCTGGCTTAGTCATTGCCTCCATCATCTATAGTTTGCCATTTATGGTGCAGCCCATTCAGGCTGGACTTTCTGCACTTCCAGCATCATTAAGAGAAGCTTCTTATACTTTAGGTAAAAGTAGATTTGAAACATTGACAAAGGTACTCTTGCCTAATATCAAACCCGCTATTTTGACAGGTATAGTATTAAGCTTTGCCCACACCGTGGGAGAGTTTGGTGTGGTTTTGATGATTGGCGGTAATATTCCTGGTAAAACAAAAGTAGCGTCCATAGCCATTTATGATGAAGTAGAAGCTCTAAATTATGGTGCTGCCAATCAGCATTCGTTGATACTTTTTGCCATTACATTTTCCATATTGCTAACCGTTTATTTGGTAAACGGCGGTTATTTAAAACGTATGAAGGCATGA
- a CDS encoding sulfate/molybdate ABC transporter ATP-binding protein — MVEINIKKSFPSDLKLDIALRINKGDFVTLFGTSGAGKTTTLKIISGLLKPDAGYISVNDNTWFDSEKKVNLSTQKRSIGYVFQDFALFPNMTVRQNLEFALSKKQDNCLIDELIALTELESLEHRKPETLSGGQKQRVALARALVQQPEILLLDEPLSALDNQMRQKLQAYILKLHKKYKLTTILVSHDIGEIVKLSDQIFEIEDGKISKKGNVKEFFGLNKTSAKFRFSGEVIDIIKEDVIYIVSILIGNDIVKIVADQNEVENLEKGDKVFVASKAFNPIIQKVAH, encoded by the coding sequence ATGGTAGAAATAAACATAAAGAAAAGCTTCCCCTCAGACCTGAAACTTGATATAGCTTTACGAATTAACAAAGGAGACTTTGTTACGCTTTTTGGTACGTCTGGAGCTGGTAAAACTACTACTTTGAAAATAATCAGCGGTCTTTTAAAACCTGATGCTGGATATATTTCTGTCAATGACAATACTTGGTTTGATTCTGAAAAGAAGGTAAATCTAAGTACGCAGAAACGCAGTATTGGCTATGTTTTCCAAGATTTTGCTTTGTTTCCAAACATGACGGTTAGGCAAAATTTAGAGTTTGCCCTTTCAAAAAAACAGGACAACTGTCTTATTGATGAATTGATAGCATTAACGGAGTTAGAATCGCTAGAACATCGAAAACCAGAAACACTTTCTGGTGGGCAAAAACAAAGAGTGGCATTGGCTAGGGCATTGGTACAGCAACCTGAAATACTCCTTTTAGATGAACCTCTTTCTGCCTTAGACAATCAAATGAGGCAGAAGCTTCAAGCCTACATTTTAAAACTGCATAAAAAGTATAAGTTGACCACTATCTTGGTCAGTCATGACATAGGTGAAATAGTAAAACTCTCCGACCAGATATTTGAAATAGAAGATGGTAAAATATCCAAAAAAGGAAATGTAAAAGAGTTTTTTGGACTGAATAAAACAAGTGCCAAATTCAGGTTTAGCGGTGAAGTCATTGACATTATAAAAGAAGATGTCATTTACATTGTGTCTATTTTAATAGGCAACGATATTGTCAAAATAGTAGCTGACCAAAACGAAGTAGAAAACTTAGAAAAAGGCGATAAAGTTTTTGTGGCGTCTAAGGCCTTTAATCCAATTATTCAGAAGGTGGCACACTAA